In the genome of Deltaproteobacteria bacterium, the window ACGTGGGCGCAGACGCCGTGTCATTAGGTGACCCTGACGAAGAGAAAACGCTTGCGATGATCGGCTCTGTACGGAAAGCGGTGCCAGGGTTGCCCATCATCTTGGCGGGCTACACGAATCACGACAATGCCGCACGATTATTGGCAGCAGCGGATGGCGCGTTTGTGGGCACCTGCCTCGAACGTGGTGGTTGGGGAGGACAAATTGATGTTGAGCGAGTGAAATCGTATGTCGACATCGTGCGTCGGCTAGAACGATAAGGGCGTGCCTATGGAACCGCTCAAACCAGCAGTGATGCTCAGACAAGTGGAAGGGCTGGCAGGTGACTTGCGTACGTTGACACACCCGTTTGCCCAACAGATTCGTACGATCCTTACGCCCTCGGAGTGGCAGTCGGTGCGCAAGGTGTACCTGACCGGCGACGGGGATTCCTATCACGCTTCATGTGCCACGGAGATGGCCTTTGAGACGATTGCGGGTGTCGACTGCGAACCGCTGAGTGCGCAACGGTTTCTCGACTATGGCGTAGCGTGGATGCGCCCGGTTACACCACAGCAAACCTTAGTGATCGCCACTTCAGCGTCAGGTGGCACTCAACGTGTGGTGCAAGCTCTCGAACGTGCGAGATCACATGGAGTGCTGACAATTGCCCTGACCGGTGTCCCGAAGAGTGCAGTGACCCAAGCTGCTGACCGCTCGATCATCGTGGAACTGCCACAGAAGGAACGTTCTCCAGGGATTCGTACCTATCAGGCGAGTGTACTGGGGATGCTGTTGGTAGCGATTCAGTTGGGCGAAATGCGCAACAGTTATCCACCCGAAGAGGCGAACCGCTTACGGCACGAACTCGTTGCCCTTGCTGATACCGTAGAAACTACCTCGGCGGCCATTAAAGAACGATGTCATGAGGTAGCGAACTTCGTCGCCGATGCTCCTGCGATGGTTATGGTCGGCAGTGGGCCGAGTTATGGGACTGCCCTCTTCAGTGCAGCGAAAGTTATCGAGGC includes:
- a CDS encoding SIS domain-containing protein; translated protein: MEPLKPAVMLRQVEGLAGDLRTLTHPFAQQIRTILTPSEWQSVRKVYLTGDGDSYHASCATEMAFETIAGVDCEPLSAQRFLDYGVAWMRPVTPQQTLVIATSASGGTQRVVQALERARSHGVLTIALTGVPKSAVTQAADRSIIVELPQKERSPGIRTYQASVLGMLLVAIQLGEMRNSYPPEEANRLRHELVALADTVETTSAAIKERCHEVANFVADAPAMVMVGSGPSYGTALFSAAKVIEAAGIFTLGEDLEEWWHVQRFAYPTDMPVFVVAPPGRSYWRAGDLAATARALGRRVIAVAHTNDTDVTRHAHSVLPVYGEVREEFSPLLYHLFADYVASYLATRLGRSLFQSDRPELLQSVNEYYARLQQEDVHKDKNTKSQ